CGGGGAAGCCGGGGGAATACTTCGTGGCCCAGCAGTCCGAGTTGACGCGGATCGTCGACACCGATGGAGATGGCCGGGCCGATCTCTACCAGACCCTCAGCGACGAATGGGGAATATCGGGCAACTACCACGAGTATGCCTACGGCCTGGTCCGGGACGGGGAAGGGAACTTCTACGTGGGGTTGGGACTGGCCTCGGGTTCGAGCCGGCACAAGTTCTCGGGCCGGGGGCCGGCGACGACCCGGAGCCTGGTCGCCGAAAACCCCAAACCCGGAACCGTGGCCCGGTTGCGGCACAATTCACCCGTTTCCTACCGGGGCTGGGTGATCAAGATCACCCCCGGCGGAAAATTCGTGCCTCTCGCCTCCGGTTTCCGGCAGCCCAACGGCCTGGGGTTCAACCGGGAGGGGGCGCTGTTCGCCACCGACAATCAGGGAGGCTGGATCGGGACGTCTCCTCTTCACCATGTCACGCCCGGATCGTTCTATGGACACCCCTCCTCGCTGAATTGGCATCCGGACTTCCAGGGCATCAATCCCGTGGACATCGAGGTGGAGAACTTGGCGCGCCGGCGCAAGCCGCCGGCCGTCCAGATTCCTCAGAACGACATGGCCGGATCGCTGGGACAGCCCTTGGAGGACCGCACCGGAGGCCGGTTCGGTCCGTATGCGGGCCAGATGTTCATCGCCGACTGGACCTATCCCCGGATTCACCGGGTCTTTCTGGAAAAAGTGGAAGGGACCTGGCAGGGGGCCTGCTTCCCGTTCATCGAGGGGCGCGGGTTGCGCAAGGGAAACATGCGTCTGGCCTTCTCTCCGAAGGGAGATCTCTACGTGGCGCAGACCTCACGGATCTGGGGAATCGGAGAGGGATTGCAGCGGATGGCCTGGACGGGAAAGATCCCCCTGGACATTCAGGAGATGCGCCTGAGCGAATCGGGGTTCGACCTCGTATTCACCAAGCCGGTGGACCCGGACACGGCGGCGCTCGCCGACGACTACTCCCTGTTCCACTACTACTACCGGTACCACGGGGAGTACGGGTCTCCCAAGACCGACGTGACGCCGGTCCGGATCGAGAAGGTGTCCCTATCCGACACTGGACGCCGGGTTTCGCTCCACCTTTCGGATCCGTTGTTGACGGGACGTGTATACGAACTGCGTCCGGGGCAGGGAATTCGTTCCCAAGACGGCGAACCCCTGGTGACCAGGCTGGCCGCCTATACGGTGAACCGGCTCCGTGTGGGTGCCGAGTGAGGCAGAGCTCCCCATTTGTTCTGCTTCGGAATTTCCGATATTCTGAATATACGTAAAGTCAACGTCTGCAGGTTCGAAAAGGGAGGGTTGGAATGCAGGAAACGTTGGTCGTGTCCAGTCGTGGCCAGATCACTCTGCCGGCTGTATTGCGGAAGCGCTTTGGAATCAAACGTGGTGATGTCCTGATCCTGGAAGATCGTGGCAATGAAATCGTACTCAAACCTGGTGTGGTGCTTGAGGTCGAATATTTTAGCGACGAACAAATCGCCGAGTGGGACGCCGCGGACGTGCTTTCAGACGAGGAGCGGGCCCGCATCCTCGATAAATTCAGCGGATCGGAATGAGGCTATTTCTTGACGCCAATGTTCTGTTTACTGCGGCAAACAATCCTCGGGGGAAAGCCGCACTGGTGATAGAGCTCTCCAGGCAAGGGC
This sequence is a window from Acidobacteriota bacterium. Protein-coding genes within it:
- a CDS encoding AbrB/MazE/SpoVT family DNA-binding domain-containing protein, translated to MQETLVVSSRGQITLPAVLRKRFGIKRGDVLILEDRGNEIVLKPGVVLEVEYFSDEQIAEWDAADVLSDEERARILDKFSGSE